The genomic region ATTTTTTTTGATTTCAGTGTAAAATATGATTTGTAATATCTTAATGAAGAAAGAGGTTTACACGAATATGTCAAAATTAGTATTCATCCGTCACGGACAAAGTGAATGGAATTTAAAGAACCTTTTCACAGGTTGGACAGACGTTAACTTAAGTGAAAATGGTGTTGCAGAAGCAAAAGAAGCAGGTCGCAAGCTTAAAGAAGCTGGTATCGAATTAGATCAAGCTTACACTTCAGTATTGAAGCGTGCTATCATGACTTTACACTACGCATTGGAAGAATCAGACCAATTATGGATTCCAGAAATGAAGTCATGGCGCTTAAACGAACGTCACTATGGTGCTTTACAAGGCCAAAACAAGGCAGAAGCTGCTGAAAAATTTGGTGAAGAAAAAGTTCACATCTGGCGTCGTTCATACGATGTTTTACCACCATTATTGAGCGAAGATGATCCTCGTTCAGCTGCTAAAGATCGTCGCTATGCTGACTTAGATCCACACGTAATCCCTGGTGGTGAAAACTTAAAAGTTACACTTGAACGTGTAATGCCATTCTGGGAAGATCACATCGCTCCAGATTTGATCGAAGGTAAGAACGTAATCGTTGCTGCACACGGTAACTCATTACGTGCTTTAACTAAGTACATTGAAGGTATTTCTGACGAAGATATCATTAACTTGGAAATCCCAACAGGCCAACCAATCGTTTATGATATGGACAAGAACTTAAATATCGTAGATAAGAAAGAACTTTAATATTTGTTCTGTGAAAGGCTGTGACCATTATGGTCGCAGCCTTTTTTTTATAACTTTAAATGGTGTATATAAAAAGGCTGTTAGGATGTTATGCAACATGAAAAATCGATAATTGCATTAAAAAATTCATATTTCTTCTTTTTATTATAATTAAGTGTTTGTTTTAACAGCTTTATTGTCATAAATGCTAAAATAAAATTAGTTAAATAGAGAGGAACTGTATTTATGATAAATGTACGAAAAAAATTTGATTGGCTAAGTTTGATTTTAGGTATTTTATTGATATCTTTAGGTGCGATGGCATTAAATGCTCCTCGAAAAACGTTAACCTTAATTTCAATTTTTGTTGGAATTGGAGCTTTAATAAAGGGAATTTATACAATTTGGTTTAGACGTGGAATGAAAGATTTGACGGGAATGAAATTAACATTTTTATTAATTTCATCAATCATTGATATTGTTTTAGGACTACTCTTTATTATTCATATTAATTTTGGAATAGTTGTATTAGCATATTTATTTGCATTCTGGTTTATTTTCGATTCAATCATTCAACTATTTACAGATCATTTTTTCAAAGCAATGAATTGCTCATATTTTGATCTTTTAATTGTATTAAACATAATTACATTGATTTTAGGGATTGTACTATTATTTAATCCAATGCTTTCGGTTTATACCTTAGTTGGTTTAGTTGCATTTTACTTATTCTTTATTGGAATTGTAAAAGTCATTCAAGCATTTTAGATATAAAAAAGAGCCTAAGATATTATTATCCTAGGTTCTTTTTTTAACACTATTAAATTAAAATTCCATTGCAATGATCAATTTCATGTTGAATTACTTGAGCGATGAAATCATCAAAAGTATCTGTATGATCTTTGAAATTAATATCTTTATATTTAACTTTAATATGTTGATATCTCTTGGTATTTCGAATTCCAGTTAGGGATAGACATCCCTCTTGTGTTTCATATGCACCACTTTGTGAAATGATTTGAGGGTTAATCATGATAACTGGTAGTTGACTAAAAGAGATAACGATGATTTGTTTATTTTGACCAATCATATTTGCTGCTAATCCTGCAGCTTTGTCAGCATTGGCAATAAAGGTATCACGTAAATCGTTAACGATTTGGATATCTTTAGGAGTTGCTAATGTAGACTTAGTTTGCAAAATTGTAATATCATGTATAATTTTTTGTTCCATAACTAATCCTTATTAAATAATGAAGCTAATTTATCTGCAATTTCAGGATCGAGAGAATCAGCTAAAGCATTACTGTTATCTTCTTCTTGAGTTGTTTGAGCATTAATTTGTTCTTGTTGTTTAATTACTTTGATTAAAGCTTCTTCAGCTTCAATGATAGGGTTAATAGATAAAACTCCACCAGCTGAATCTGCATGACCGCCGCCATTAAAATATTTAGCAGCAAAATGTGCAACATCCAATTTACCATTACTACGTAATGAAACACTATGTGCATCAATTACCAGTGCAGCTTGAACATCATGTTTTTGTAACAATGCATGAGCAATTTCTGATTTATAATCACTTGCATAAACAACTCCAAAAGAGTAACCATCAACATTAAATTCAGTAACGTTCTTTAAATGTTTGTCTAAATAACGTTGACGTCGTCCGTTTAAAGTACTGATTAATAAAGCATTTTGTGCACGGTATTGTTCCCAACCAGTGTTATAAACTGTTTCAACAAATTTTTGTGATTTAGAAAGTGGGTAGAACCAGAATAGTTGATTTAATTCATCAGCAGCCTTACGTTCCTCAACGCTCATATTAGGATCTTTTTGCCAATCCCAAGTATCATATGCACGAATTAATTCAACTAATTGTTCTAACTGCTGTTGACGTTGAGAAGGGATGTTAGTAAAATTGACATTCTTTTTTAGCCAATCCCAAACTAAACTAGTTGCACTAGGATTGATGTGTTCATTTGTAGGCGAAATGCAATTAGAAGCATATTGTTGACGCAATTCTTCAGCACTTTCGTGGTGATCGAAAATTAACCAATGATTAGCAAAATGGCTCTCTAGTTGTTTGAATGAGTATTCATTATCTGGAGTCATATCCATAATGTAAACATCAGTATAATTTTGAAAATTGTTTTTATTAAAAAAATTATCTAATTCTTTGCCTAGATTACCTGCAGAACAAGTTGTTAAATCGAAATCAACACTGTTAAAGAGATAAGGTTGCAAAGTTGTCAAAAGTAACGGAGCACCAAAACCATCTAAATCATTATGTGAAAATAATTTAATGTGTTGCTTTTTTTTCATTAAAAATCCTCGATTTTCTAATTAGTCTAAACCACCTTGCATTATACCATAATATAGGCATTAGTTTGATATGAATTAGCGATTTTGGTATCATATTTAAAAGGAGATAAGACATTTTTTAAGAATAGGATGGGGATTTTGACACGGGAAAAAATTCGCTATTTTAAAGATTTTGATGAAGATTTAGTTAAAACTAGCGATCAAAATTATCAAATAAGCCCAGAATTTAAATGGATTCGTAAAGATAACACATTTAAATTTTGGTCAAATATAATATCGAACTTGGCAAAGGTATTTGCTTGGGGATATAGCAAGATATATTTGAAGCAATCATTTGTAAATCTTGATATTCTTAAAGCATACCGAGATCAGGGCTTTTTTTTATATGCAAATCATACTCAACCAGTTGGTGATCCGTTTTTGCCAATGTTAGTAGGAAATGCACGTAAATACTATGCGATTTGTGTTCAAGCAAACTTAGGAGTGCCAATTGTAGGGCCATTAATGCCTTATGGTGGGGCACTTCCAATTCCAAGTGATCTACACCAATTACCGAAATTAGTTGAGGCAGTTAAATATCATATTAATCAGGGGGATTATATTGCAATTTATCCTGAAGCACATGTGTGGCCTTATTATACTAAGATTCGGCCTTTTTCAGAGGCAGCATTTCATTTTCCGGTAATTACAGATGCACCTTCATTTGTGATGACTAATACCTATCAAAAAGCAAAATACTCAAAAAGGCCTAAAATGATAACATATTTAGACGGCCCATTTTTTCCGGATAAATCATTACCTAAAAAGCAAAGACAAAGAGCTTTAATGGATCAAATTCATCAAGTAATGGAAAAATGTAGCCTTTTAAGTGATGTTGAATATGTAAAATATATTCGAAAGGATGGTTAATGGGAGCATGAATATTTTATATTGTGGTGATAAAAATATTCAAGACGGATTGTTAATATCAATTTTATCACTGCTTAAAAATGTAACAGAGCCATTATATATATACGTAATGACAATGGACTTACATA from Ligilactobacillus cholophilus harbors:
- a CDS encoding 2,3-diphosphoglycerate-dependent phosphoglycerate mutase, with protein sequence MSKLVFIRHGQSEWNLKNLFTGWTDVNLSENGVAEAKEAGRKLKEAGIELDQAYTSVLKRAIMTLHYALEESDQLWIPEMKSWRLNERHYGALQGQNKAEAAEKFGEEKVHIWRRSYDVLPPLLSEDDPRSAAKDRRYADLDPHVIPGGENLKVTLERVMPFWEDHIAPDLIEGKNVIVAAHGNSLRALTKYIEGISDEDIINLEIPTGQPIVYDMDKNLNIVDKKEL
- a CDS encoding HdeD family acid-resistance protein; this translates as MINVRKKFDWLSLILGILLISLGAMALNAPRKTLTLISIFVGIGALIKGIYTIWFRRGMKDLTGMKLTFLLISSIIDIVLGLLFIIHINFGIVVLAYLFAFWFIFDSIIQLFTDHFFKAMNCSYFDLLIVLNIITLILGIVLLFNPMLSVYTLVGLVAFYLFFIGIVKVIQAF
- a CDS encoding peptide deformylase; protein product: MEQKIIHDITILQTKSTLATPKDIQIVNDLRDTFIANADKAAGLAANMIGQNKQIIVISFSQLPVIMINPQIISQSGAYETQEGCLSLTGIRNTKRYQHIKVKYKDINFKDHTDTFDDFIAQVIQHEIDHCNGILI
- a CDS encoding DHHA1 domain-containing protein produces the protein MKKKQHIKLFSHNDLDGFGAPLLLTTLQPYLFNSVDFDLTTCSAGNLGKELDNFFNKNNFQNYTDVYIMDMTPDNEYSFKQLESHFANHWLIFDHHESAEELRQQYASNCISPTNEHINPSATSLVWDWLKKNVNFTNIPSQRQQQLEQLVELIRAYDTWDWQKDPNMSVEERKAADELNQLFWFYPLSKSQKFVETVYNTGWEQYRAQNALLISTLNGRRQRYLDKHLKNVTEFNVDGYSFGVVYASDYKSEIAHALLQKHDVQAALVIDAHSVSLRSNGKLDVAHFAAKYFNGGGHADSAGGVLSINPIIEAEEALIKVIKQQEQINAQTTQEEDNSNALADSLDPEIADKLASLFNKD
- a CDS encoding 1-acyl-sn-glycerol-3-phosphate acyltransferase, whose translation is MTREKIRYFKDFDEDLVKTSDQNYQISPEFKWIRKDNTFKFWSNIISNLAKVFAWGYSKIYLKQSFVNLDILKAYRDQGFFLYANHTQPVGDPFLPMLVGNARKYYAICVQANLGVPIVGPLMPYGGALPIPSDLHQLPKLVEAVKYHINQGDYIAIYPEAHVWPYYTKIRPFSEAAFHFPVITDAPSFVMTNTYQKAKYSKRPKMITYLDGPFFPDKSLPKKQRQRALMDQIHQVMEKCSLLSDVEYVKYIRKDG